A genomic segment from Geitlerinema sp. PCC 7407 encodes:
- a CDS encoding GAF domain-containing protein — MSGKSSKRKDPSKQSLLRSLLLHRMTNRIRESLDLQTILEATVAEIRSFLETDRVKIYRFDADGAGQVIAESVNAKRLPSLRSLHFPAGDIPPTSRELFVKARQRSIIDVSSQAMILSRLDNPEAAHTLTLADLDSNPIQDLLRRPVDPCHVAYLTAMGVQSSLVVPILTNQTLWGLLVSHHAQPRAFSEEDLQVVQILSDQVAIAIGQSTLLSQTQAKARREALINRISTILHSPLNTQQILQIVLETVMQAMRASGGRLYLTPMSDSACGSLYLCGQQPALEEVSGSALLEEFPFWQKLMFQEGRYQEGSVVLENLWQQTLSDPWVEPLLDAQGRLTTIYLSPGVENWNTPLRDWLEMSDLKPESWAIADLYQDPRLAPLWPAFEPTSLRSLLIMPLHYRQQCLGCLTLFRDAVDTDILWAGYLDPDDRQDRARQSFEAWREIKRNQASPWTSEEIELIQAVGTHVAMAVMQSRLYQCEREHRILVEMRNRELNTARTVAEEASRLKSDFLSSTSHELRTPLSSTLNYLKLLKEGFYDDEAELKEYIQVAHQSAENLVAIINDVLDIAKIEAGRMNLHLEQVDLKALMEEQCKLFRLDSRSKGIPLQMVCGVEQVYADKIKLRQVLANLLSNAFKFTSDGEVCISAMRLQGDPPRVAIAVADTGIGLDEKQQELVFEPFVQADGSIKRRYGGTGLGLTVCKRLVELMGGYIWIESPGENQGTTVTFILSESGSLWDSNHA, encoded by the coding sequence ATGTCTGGAAAATCGTCGAAACGTAAGGATCCGTCCAAACAGAGCCTGCTGCGCAGCCTGCTGCTGCACCGCATGACCAACCGCATTCGGGAGTCACTGGATCTCCAGACGATCCTGGAGGCGACGGTGGCGGAGATTCGGTCATTTTTGGAGACAGATCGGGTCAAAATTTATCGATTTGATGCCGATGGTGCGGGGCAGGTGATCGCGGAGTCGGTGAATGCAAAGCGCTTGCCATCCCTGCGATCGCTGCATTTTCCGGCGGGAGACATTCCCCCCACCAGCCGGGAGCTGTTTGTCAAAGCCCGCCAGCGCTCCATCATCGATGTGTCGTCCCAGGCGATGATCCTCAGCCGCCTGGACAATCCCGAAGCGGCCCACACTCTGACCCTTGCCGACCTGGACTCGAATCCCATCCAGGATTTGCTCCGACGCCCGGTGGACCCGTGCCATGTGGCGTACCTAACGGCGATGGGGGTGCAGTCTTCGCTGGTGGTGCCCATCCTGACCAATCAGACGCTGTGGGGGCTGCTGGTCTCGCACCACGCCCAGCCTCGGGCCTTCTCGGAGGAAGATTTGCAGGTCGTGCAGATTTTGTCGGACCAAGTGGCGATCGCCATTGGCCAGTCGACCCTGCTCAGCCAAACCCAGGCCAAGGCGCGCCGGGAAGCCCTGATCAACCGCATCTCCACCATCCTGCACTCCCCCCTCAACACCCAGCAAATCCTGCAAATCGTCCTCGAAACGGTCATGCAGGCCATGCGCGCCTCCGGCGGTCGCCTCTATCTGACGCCCATGAGCGACAGCGCCTGCGGGAGCCTCTACCTCTGCGGCCAGCAGCCCGCCCTCGAAGAAGTCTCCGGCTCCGCGCTGCTCGAAGAATTTCCCTTTTGGCAGAAGCTCATGTTCCAGGAGGGCCGCTACCAAGAGGGCTCTGTGGTCCTCGAAAACCTCTGGCAGCAGACCCTCAGCGACCCGTGGGTGGAGCCGCTGCTCGATGCGCAGGGCCGCCTGACAACGATTTACCTGAGCCCCGGCGTCGAAAACTGGAACACGCCGCTGCGAGATTGGCTGGAGATGAGCGACCTGAAGCCAGAGTCGTGGGCGATCGCTGACCTGTACCAAGACCCGCGCCTTGCGCCCCTTTGGCCAGCCTTTGAGCCCACCTCCCTGCGCAGCCTGCTGATCATGCCCCTGCACTATCGTCAGCAGTGTCTGGGCTGCCTCACCCTGTTTCGGGACGCCGTCGACACCGATATCCTGTGGGCAGGCTACCTAGACCCCGACGATCGCCAAGACCGAGCCCGCCAGTCCTTCGAAGCCTGGCGCGAAATCAAGCGCAATCAGGCCAGTCCCTGGACCAGCGAAGAAATTGAGCTGATCCAGGCCGTAGGGACCCACGTGGCCATGGCCGTGATGCAGAGCCGCCTGTACCAGTGCGAGCGAGAGCACCGCATCCTGGTGGAAATGCGAAACCGAGAGCTCAACACCGCTCGCACCGTGGCCGAAGAAGCCAGCCGCCTCAAGTCGGACTTTTTGTCCTCCACCAGCCACGAGCTGCGCACGCCCCTCAGCTCGACCCTGAACTACCTCAAACTGCTCAAAGAAGGCTTTTATGACGACGAAGCCGAGCTAAAGGAGTACATCCAGGTCGCCCACCAGTCAGCCGAAAATCTGGTGGCCATTATTAATGACGTGCTGGACATCGCCAAGATCGAGGCGGGCCGCATGAATCTCCACCTAGAGCAGGTGGACCTGAAGGCGTTGATGGAGGAGCAGTGCAAGCTGTTTCGCCTAGACAGCCGCTCGAAGGGAATCCCGCTGCAAATGGTGTGTGGGGTGGAGCAGGTCTACGCCGACAAGATCAAGCTGCGCCAGGTGTTGGCCAATTTGCTCTCGAATGCCTTCAAGTTCACCAGCGATGGGGAGGTGTGCATCTCGGCTATGCGGCTCCAGGGCGATCCGCCTCGCGTGGCGATCGCGGTGGCCGACACAGGCATTGGCCTGGACGAAAAGCAGCA